One window of Scheffersomyces stipitis CBS 6054 chromosome 1, whole genome shotgun sequence genomic DNA carries:
- the RME1 gene encoding zf-C2H2 Zinc finger, C2H2 type (zf-C2H2 Zinc finger, C2H2 type some similarity to ScRME1, which mediates cell type control of sporulation negatively regulates IME1 and sporulation): MFSTDYSHGLDLTFDLYSMPPASAATASSTNNTNSAAITNASAASNAGGLTLNNFHSIYSQDTNDFLYQSDISNGTTLNGSNDNFMSNNSASITMPVSSSTSLSSFSTTSTTPSESRASISSADSVYYNTSKNQSNLSMFAQPYPFGMSTAPGPSVAAAAAIAAAAASATQQPNVATNYNNLIYTNGVTGTTNNLNVNSNINSNNGTNSNGTLSTPPTSPAPVPSYMAGIDTSALANTYQFDFDDVPQDALFNTDALFDNNTNHNHHYNSNGASVPTNYQYKTVPNTPISEGDLEGSPMIMMPSGVLGSAANKLVLESQNFAGKRRRNTEPMATGLAASSSSSHMGANSTSLDVKTAIELATRAFSKSSTTSLHHSDVSHHHHLPLEYKYNQPVKEQLLRRFSASTIREIKLTESDLFCKNHCNSKFPNYLAMIDHFDKHRLNLVDYRSFKCPVAECPMHILGYEKKADLRHHVVIDHFKKGKVLDQFEMYSSQLQAIIYVCTQDNCGKGFYRRDSLTRHIKLVHQNQASLFNQKRRQSEVGTIDEDEEDAQLKSKKKKRRKKN; this comes from the coding sequence ATGTTTTCTACAGATTACTCCCACGGCCTCGACTTGACGTTTGACCTCTACCTGATGCCACCGGCCTCGGCCGCCACGGCTCTGTCGACGAACAATACAAACTCTGCCGCCATCACCAACGCATCTGCAGCTTCAAACGCAGGGGGCCTCACcttgaacaacttccacTCGATCTACTCCCAGGACACAAACGACTTCCTCTACCAAAGCGACATTTCAAACGGCACAACTTTGAATGGCAGCAACGACAACTTCATGAGCAACAACTCCGCCAGCATCACCATGCCGGTGTCGTCGTCGACGTCGTTGTCGTCCTTTTCAACCACTTCAACTACACCCTCCGAGTCACGTGCATCTATCTCGTCAGCTGACTCGGTTTACTACAACACTTCCAAGAACCAGTCCAACTTGTCGATGTTTGCTCAGCCATACCCGTTCGGGATGCTGACGGCTCCCGGCCCAAGTGTCGCTGCGGCTGCTGccattgctgctgctgccgcTTCTGCAACCCAGCAGCCAAACGTCGCTACCAATTACAACAATCTTATCTACACCAACGGTGTCACAGGCACGACTAACAATCTCAATGTGAAcagcaacatcaacagTAATAACGGCACCAATAGTAATGGCACGTTATCTACGCCTCCTACGTCGCCAGCACCGGTGCCCTCGTACATGGCCGGAATTGACACCTCTGCACTCGCCAATACATACCAGTTTGACTTTGACGATGTGCCACAGGATGCGCTTTTCAACACGGATGCACttttcgacaacaacaccaaccACAACCACCACTACAACCTGAACGGAGCATCAGTTCCGACCAACTACCAGTACAAGACGGTGCCGAACACGCCGATTTCTGAAGGGGACTTGGAAGGTTCGCCAATGATCATGATGCCTTCGGGAGTGCTTGGTCTGGCTGCAAACAAGCTTGTTTTGGAATCGCAGAATTTTGCCGGtaaacgaagaagaaacaccGAGCCCATGGCTACTGGTTTAGCCGCTTCCAGCTCGAGCTCGCatatgggtgcaaattctACTTCTCTCGATGTCAAAACGGCTATTGAATTGGCCACAAGAGCTTTTTCCAAATCGCTGACGACGTCTTTGCACCATTCAGACGTTTCTCACCATCACCACTTACCCTTAGAATACAAGTACAACCAGCCGGTCAAGGAACAGCTTTTGCGTCGTTTTTCTGCATCTACTATCCGTGAGATCAAATTGACCGAACTGGACTTATTCTGCAAGAACCACTGCAACTCGAAGTTTCCTAACTATTTGGCAATGATTGACCACTTCGATAAACACAGATTGAATTTGGTGGACTACAGGTCGTTTAAGTGCCCGGTAGCTGAATGCCCCATGCACATCTTAGGCTACGAGAAGAAAGCCGACTTGAGACATCATGTTGTCATTGATCATTTCAAGAAGGGTAAAGTATTGGACCAGTTCGAGATGTACAGTCTGCAATTACAGGCAATCATCTACGTCTGCACTCAGGATAACTGCGGAAAGGGATTTTATAGAAGAGACAGTTTGACGAGACACATCAAGTTGGTGCACCAGAACCAGGCCAGTTTGTTCAACCAGAAGAGAAGGCAGAGCGAGGTGGGCACTATCGACGAGGACGAGGAAGATGCCCAGCtcaaatccaagaagaagaagagaagaaagaagaactga
- the GBD1 gene encoding flavonol synthase produces MTVSSNIRPWQSPEETQEDLDWANLTIIDLAHFDEPGQKQILANQLKEASNSDGFWAVINGGFDQNDINEAFAYGRSFFEDYTEEEKKALEVDFTTGNYFGYKVRGNKPVFGTQVRDNTETLNIAKFTKDDTFAEYHKNNFIQNNHDKLAQLSRKVFEVARKLFILFAIILELDENYFVDRHLYDDPSDDSLRFMKYHPRTKEEDAQVENIWARAHTDFGSLTLLFNQVVAGLQIKLADGEWKYVKPVTGGLICNIGDTLNFWSGGYFKTTIHRVVRPPEDQVNAPRIGAFYFVRPGDKAQIQIAPSPLLKRLGLYRETEPIGGTEYVRKRVKDYHDVKGYNKQADKVFKLGEFEVIDGFN; encoded by the coding sequence ATGACCGTCCTGTCCAACATAAGACCTTGGCAATCGCCAGAAGAAACTCAGGAAGATCTAGACTGGGCAAATCTTACCATTATTGACTTGGCCCACTTTGATGAACCTGGCCAGAAGCAAATTCTTGCCAATCAGCTAAAGGAGGCTCTGAACTCAGATGGTTTCTGGGCTGTGATTAACGGAGGATTTGACCAAAATGATATCAATGAAGCATTTGCCTatggaagaagtttcttcGAAGATTAcactgaagaagagaagaaagcgTTGGAAGTAGATTTCACCACTGGAAACTATTTTGGCTACAAAGTCCGTGGAAACAAGCCTGTTTTTGGCACCCAAGTCAGAGACAACACCGAAACCCTCAACATTGCCAAATTCACCAAAGATGACACATTTGCCGAATaccacaagaacaacttcatccAAAATAACCATGATAAGTTAGCCCAACTCTCTCGGAAGGTGTTTGAAGTTGCCCGTAAGTTATTTATATTGTTTGCCATTATTCTCGAACTAGATGAGAATTATTTTGTTGATCGTCATCTTTATGACGATCCCAGTGACGATCTGCTTCGGTTCATGAAATATCACccaagaacaaaagaagaagacgcTCAGGTAGAGAACATATGGGCAAGAGCACATACTGACTTTGGGAGTTTGACCCTATTGTTCAACCAGGTGGTAGCTGGCCTACagatcaagttggctgaCGGAGAATGGAAGTATGTCAAACCGGTCACTGGTGGACTTATCTGCAACATCGGAGATACTTTAAATTTCTGGTCTGGAGGATATTTCAAGACCACTATTCACAGAGTAGTGAGACCTCCTGAAGATCAGGTTAATGCACCTAGAATTGGAGCCTTCTATTTCGTTCGTCCAGGAGACAAAGCCCAAATACAAATTGCCCCATCTCCGTTATTGAAGCGTTTAGGGTTATACAGAGAAACCGAACCTATTGGTGGTACGGAATACGTGAGAAAGAGAGTCAAGGATTACCATGACGTGAAAGGTTATAATAAGCAGGCCGACAAGGTATTCAAGTTGGGAGAGTTTGAGGTTATTGACGGTTTTAATTAG
- the ISW1.1 gene encoding ATPase component of a four subunit chromatin remodeling complex (ATPase component of a four subunit chromatin remodeling complex (N-terminus)) encodes MSETPEVTPSLDLNDILRTEEAGEAHQYGFLENQNKYFIKSEKQQVDVEKVTHRFKYLLGLTGLFHHFIEAKANRDPVFRKIVDELYSKSSGTGAAGSSKRGRKTEKEEDAELLNDE; translated from the exons ATGAGCGAGACACCAGAAGTG ACTCCGTCGCTCGACTTGAACGACATCTTGCGTACCGAGGAAGCCGGCGAAGCGCACCAGTATGGCTTTCTAGAAAACCAGAACAAATATTTCATCAAGTCCGAGAAGCAACAGGTGGACGTAGAAAAAGTGACCCACAGATTCAAGTACTTGTTGGGTCTCACGGGACTTTTCCATCACTTCATTGAAGCTAAAGCTAACCGTGATCCTGTTTTCCGtaaaattgtagatgagTTGTATCTGAAGAGTTCTGGAACTGGAGCAGCTGGATCATCCAAGagaggaagaaaaacagaaaaagaagaggatgCTGAGTTGCTCAATGACGAA
- the ISW1.2 gene encoding ATPase component of a four subunit chromatin remodeling complex yields MGLGKTLQTISFLGYLRFIKHINGPHIVITPKSTLDNWAREFNRWIPDMKVLVIQGDKDQRQELLREQVLTCKFDVIIASYEIVIREKSTFKKFDWEYIIIDEAHRIKNEESLLSQIIRMFHSKNRLLITGTPLQNNLRELWALLNFILPDVFADNESFDEWFQSDEDKNDSEDTVVSQLHKVLKPFLLRRIKADVEKSLLPKQELNVYVKMSEMQRKWYQKILEKDIDAVNGANKKESKTRLLNIVMQLRKCCNHPYLFEGAEPGPPYTTDEHLVYNSQKMIILDQLLRKFQKEGSRVLIFSQMSRMLDILEDYCFFREFKYCRIDGQTEHADRINAIDEYNKPGSDRFVFLLTTRAGGLGINLTSADIVVLFDSDWNPQADLQAMDRAHRIGQTKQVKVFRFVTENAIEEKVLERATQKLRLDQLVIQQGRNTGGLDGQQSSKSASKNELLDMIQYGAADMFASSDSANGEVDIEDLLKHSESKTKELTEKYAQLNLNALQHFTNDESVYEWNGENFKKKEPTAITNIGHAWINPGKRERKENYSIDMYYKDVLNTGGRAASSGASKSGPRPPKQLIIYDHQFYPAKLLELHELEKNYYKKQIRYKVPLKAGDSSTLKERELEQKLEQEEINNSRALTEEERALKEDLLTQGYSNWNRRDFTHFIAVCTKYGRNSIPLIATEFEDKSLEEVREYAKAFWSNYEEIEGYERYISQIEAGEEKILKIKLQKEALRRKLSQYKYPLQELVLKFPPATTNKRIFSDEEDRFLLVQLYRYGLDTPDVYERIKEAIRDSPLFQFDFFIQSRNTAEIARRCQTLLGCVLKEIQPNSANANGSATKRKKEDTPDVDSKKKKQQKKK; encoded by the coding sequence ATGGGACTTGGTAAAACTCTTCAAACGATTTCGTTCTTGGGTTATCTCCGTTTTATCAAGCACATCAACGGCCCACACATTGTGATTACACCAAAGTCGACGTTGGACAACTGGGCCAGAGAGTTCAACCGTTGGATTCCAGATATGAAGGTGTTGGTTATTCAAGGAGACAAAGACCAAAGGCAGGAACTTCTTCGTGAGCAGGTGTTGACGTGTAAGTTTGATGTCATCATCGCATCGTACGAGATAGTCATTCGGGAGAAATCTACGTTCAAAAAGTTCGACTGGGAGTACATCATCATCGACGAAGCCCATAGAATCAAAAACGAAGAGTCATTATTGTCTCAGATTATTCGGATGTTCCATTCGAAGAATCGTCTCTTAATTACCGGGACTCCTTTACAAAACAACTTGCGAGAGTTGTGGGCTCTTTTGAATTTCATTCTTCCGGATGTTTTCGCCGACAACGAGCTGTTCGACGAGTGGTTTCAGTCAGACGAAGACAAAAACGATAGTGAAGACACCGTAGTTCTGCAGTTGCACAAGGTCTTGAAGCCCTTCTTACTCAGAAGAATTAAGGCCGATGTAGAGAAATCGTTGTTGCCCAAACAGGAGTTGAATGTCTACGTCAAGATGAGCGAAATGCAGCGAAAATGGTACCAAAAGATTTTGGAAAAAGACATCGATGCCGTCAACGGagccaacaagaaagaaagcaagacaagattgttgaacattGTGATGCAGTTGAGAAAGTGCTGTAACCATCCGTACTTGTTTGAAGGGGCAGAGCCAGGACCTCCTTACACGACTGATGAGCATTTGGTGTACAACTCACAAAAGATGATAATTTTGGACCAGTTGTTGAGGAAGTTTCAAAAAGAAGGCTCCAGAgtgttgatcttttcacAGATGAGCAGAATGTTGGATATCTTGGAAGATTACTGTTTTTTCCGTGAGTTCAAGTATTGTAGAATAGATGGTCAAACTGAACATGCAGATAGAATCAATGCCATCGACGAATATAACAAGCCTGGAAGTGACAGGTTCgtgttcttgttgactACCAGAGCAGGTGGTTTAGGTATCAACTTGACAAGTGCTGATATTGTAGTTCTTTTCGATTCGGATTGGAATCCACAGGCGGATTTACAAGCGATGGATAGAGCTCACAGAATTGGCCAAACAAAACAAGTCAAAGTATTCAGATTTGTCACAGAGAATGCCATCGAAGAGAAAGTATTGGAAAGAGCCACCCAGAAACTTCGTTTGGACCAATTGGTTATCCAACAAGGCAGAAACACTGGAGGTTTGGATGGCCAGCAAAGTTCCAAATCAGCATCGAAGAACGAGTTGTTAGACATGATCCAATATGGAGCAGCGGACATGTTTGCATCTAGCGATTCAGCAAATGGAGAAGTGgacattgaagatttgttgaagCATTCTGAGAGTAaaacaaaagaattgaCTGAGAAGTACGCtcaattgaatttgaatgCATTGCAGCATTTCACCAATGACGAGTCAGTGTATGAATGGAACGGagaaaatttcaagaagaaggagcCCACTGCCATAACCAACATTGGCCATGCCTGGATAAATCCTGGTAAAAGAGAACGTAAGGAAAACTACTCTATAGACATGTACTACAAAGACGTATTGAACACTGGAGGTAGAGCAGCTTCTAGTGGAGCTTCCAAGTCTGGTCCCAGACCGCCAAAACAGTTGATTATTTATGATCACCAATTCTATCCTGCtaagttgttggagttgcatgagttggaaaagaactACTATAAGAAACAGATCAGATACAAGGTTCCTTTGAAAGCTGGAGATTCTCTGACATTGAAAGAACGTGAGTTAGAACAGAAGttggaacaggaagaaatcaacaattctcGGGCTTTGacagaagaggaaagagctttgaaagaagacttgttAACCCAAGGTTATAGTAATTGGAACCGAAGAGACTTTACGCACTTCATTGCCGTCTGCACGAAATATGGGCGTAATTCAATTCCGTTGATAGCTACGGAGTTTGAGGATAAGtccttggaagaagtcCGTGAATATGCAAAAGCCTTCTGGCTGAACTACGAGGAGATCGAAGGCTACGAAAGGTACATCTCGCAGATCGAAGCTGGAGAGGagaaaatcttgaagatcaaaCTCCAGAAAGAAGCGTTGAGAAGAAAATTGTCTCAGTACAAGTATCCACTACAAGAATTGGTATTGAAATTTCCACCTGCCACAACCAATAAGAGGATATTCAGCGACGAAGAGGACCGCTTTTTACTTGTCCAATTATACAGATATGGATTGGACACTCCTGACGTATACGAGAGAATAAAGGAAGCTATACGAGACTCACCTTTGTTCCAgtttgatttctttattcAGAGCAGAAACACTGCTGAAATCGCAAGAAGATGCCAGACATTACTTGGATGTGTTTTGAAGGAGATTCAACCGAATTCTGCAAATGCCAATGGTAGTGCTACTaaaagaaagaaggaagacaCTCCTGACGTAGACAGtaagaaaaagaaacaacaaaagaagaagtag
- the HYR1 gene encoding Hydroperoxide resistance conferring gene. Sensor and transducer of the hydroperoxide signal to Yap1. Hydroperoxide receptor and redox-transducer, translating into MVPHVSSPSQLAVDSDSGSSKNQTESPFYSFKVANSAGKLIDIANYKGKVVLVVNVASLCGFTPQYKDLETLYQKYKDRGFEILAFPCNQFGSQEPEDEDKIVVYCQRNFGVTFPIMQKLDVNGYFEAPIYTWLKNEKRGVVGFKGLRWNFEKFLVDRSGNVVSRYLSTVPPLEFEDAIVKLLKA; encoded by the coding sequence ATGGTTCCTCATGTTTCCAGCCCATCGCAACTTGCCGTTGACTCCGACTCGGGCAGTCTGAAAAACCAGACAGAATCTCCATTCTACTCCTTTAAAGTTGCAAATAGTGCCGGAAAGCTCATAGATATAGCGAACTATAAGGGGAAAGTGGTTTTAGTGGTTAACGTCGCTTCCCTCTGTGGATTTACTCCTCAATACAAAGATCTAGAAACATTGTATCAGAAGTACAAAGACCGGGGGTTTGAAATATTGGCTTTTCCATGTAACCAGTTCGGTTCCCAGGAaccagaagatgaagacaaaaTTGTGGTGTACTGCCAACGGAACTTTGGCGTTACTTTCCCAATAATGCAAAAGTTGGATGTTAATGGCTACTTTGAAGCTCCGATATATACAtggttgaagaatgaaaagaGAGGCGTAGTCGGCTTTAAAGGCCTCAGATGGAACTTTGAGAAGTTTTTAGTAGACCGCAGCGGCAATGTCGTACTGCGCTACTTGAGCACGGTTCCTCCTTTGGAATTCGAAGATGCTATCGTCAAATTATTAAAAGCGTAG
- the MDM34 gene encoding mitochondrial outer membrane protein involved in mitochondrial shape — MSFKVNWKSLETDSLTSWTKDLLTSALNSGKSPNILASSISIKDLNFGKIAPNFEILEIGELGRDRFRGIFKINYEGDFHLTLHTNVQANPLNIYYSNSMEKEIDSQFVTPNFLLSNEQFALPLDLKLSDIKISGIGIIVFSKSKGLTLVFRNDPLDSIKVSSTFDTVQVLANFLQKQIETQIRDLFRETLPTLIHQFSLKYLSLDNNSDDLHAHFASSSRTHSSALDPDNEFNNFTYSSKNLQKNLQLFNTRETLDLHIPKFKGIIQRSHLEKFTQNYPSLLNSLYLNLHEIDMKSYNTYNNNTGSNGIPIDLLINDKNFNRTNRVLKEISDIQSNSFYKQSNNNKDTTVKPKRRRIKYSTRKKAASPTSTLINDDFHMASLHSSVASSMPMSMSSSLSDSEERPQLLAQPRPMRISPDFYQAFLKSTPEQCWYQCKRVGLGTNYFNFATSQPISTSPIKKDPARDFIKEKKSINYIDINKVNNKLKELSMDRSGKRKQRNYGSATYESENPIVAPPPPYSH; from the exons ATGTCCTTCAAAGTCAACTGGAAATCACTCGAGACCGACTCGTTGACATCTTGGACGAAAGATCTCTTGACTAGTGCATTGAATCTGGGGAAAAGTCCTAATATTCTTGCCTCAAGTATCCTGATTAAGGATTTGAACTTTGGCAAAATTGCTCCCAACTTTGAGATTTTGGAGATTGGTGAGTTGGGCAGAGACAGATTCAGAGGcattttcaagattaaCTACGAAGGAGACTTCCACTTGACGCTCCATACAAATGTTCAGGCAAATCCGTTGAATATCTACTACTCTAATTCCATGGAAAAGGAGATAGATAGCCAGTTTGTTACACCTAACTTTTTACTTTCAAATGAGCAGTTTGCTTTGcctttggatttgaaaCTTAGCGATATAAAAATCAGCGGTATCGGCATTATTGTGTTTTCCAAGCTGAAGGGATTGACGTTGGTGTTCAGAAATGATCCATTAGATTCCATTAAAGTCTCTTCTACATTTGATACAGTTCAGGTATTGGCCAATTTccttcagaaacagatcgAAACCCAGATCAGAGATTTGTTCAGAGAAACGTTGCCCACTTTGATACATCAATTTTCGCTCAAGTATCTCAGTCTCGATAACAATTCAGATGATTTACATGCTCATTTTGCATCTTCGTCCAGAACTCACTCTTCAGCTTTGGATCCAGAcaacgagttcaacaattttaCATATTCGTCAAAGAATTTACAGAAGaacttgcaattgtttAATACTAGAGAAACATTGGATTTGCACATTCCCAAGTTTAAGGGTATAATACAGAGATCGcatttggagaagtttACCCAGAACTACCCTAGTTTGTTGAACTCATTGTATTTGAACTTGCACGAGATCGATATGAAGTCCTACAATACATATAACAACAATACTGGATCCAATGGTATCCCCATTGACTTGTTGATTAACGAtaagaacttcaacagaaCCAATAGAGTCTTGAAAGAGATATCGGACATTCAATCTAACAGCTTCTACAAACAGAGCAATAACAATAAGGACACCACTGTTAAGcccaaaagaagaagaatcaagtATAGCACCAGAAAGAAGGCAGCTTCGCCT ACTTCTACTTTGATCAACGATGACTTCCACATGGCGTCGTTACATTCTTCAGTAGCTTCCTCAATGCCTATGTCAATGTCGTCTTCTCTTTCcgattctgaagaaagaCCTCAGTTGTTAGCTCAACCTAGACCTATGAGAATATCACCAGATTTTTACCAAGCGTTCTTGAAGAGTACTCCTG AACAATGCTGGTATCAATGTAAACG CGTTGGTTTGGGAACAAATTacttcaattttgcaacGAGCCAACCAATTCTGACGTCTCCCATTAAGAAGGACCCGGCCAGAGATttcatcaaagaaaagaagtccATCAACTATATTGACATTAACAAGGtgaacaacaagttgaaggagttAAGTATGGACCGCAgtggaaagagaaagcaAAGAAACTACGGATCGGCAACATACGAATCCGAGAATCCAATCGTTGCCCCTCCCCCACCATATTCTCACTGA
- the CHS7 gene encoding protein involved in chitin synthesis, with amino-acid sequence MTFGSFETICNKTAIPLCSVVGSLDPNSAFQRGILPECYARSVELANTTIFQLGNAFVHFGSLIVILMIIYNVRAKYTAIGRTEMLYFLYILIGLIVSSLIVDCGVSPPSSESFAYFVSAQIGFASAVCICLLYNGIVCFQFWEDGTRKSMWFVRVVTVIWFIINFVISLITFKHWNTALNNRNTTALFVVTYIINAIILAAYVVSQVILVIFALDSYWPLGAISLGVFFFVAGQVITYLFSLQVCRGASHYIDGLFFGSLCNIFSVMMIYKFWDMITTDDLEFSVANVEHGVAEFGDDEKRNSVFFNN; translated from the coding sequence ATGACTTTCGGCAGTTTCGAAACCATATGTAACAAAACGGCTATTCCCTTGTGTAGCGTTGTCGGCTCTCTAGACCCGAACTCTGCCTTCCAAAGAGGAATTCTTCCAGAGTGCTATGCACGTTCTGTAGAATTAGCCAACACCACAATATTCCAACTAGGCAACGCTTTTGTTCATTTTGGTAGTCTCATTGTCATTTTGATGATTATCTACAATGTCAGAGCCAAGTACACCGCCATTGGAAGAACAGAGATGTTGTACTTTTTGTACATCTTGATAGGCTTGATTGTTAGCTCTCTTATTGTAGACTGTGGAGTTTCTCcaccatcttcagaatcgTTTGCTTACTTTGTCAGCGCCCAGATTGGCTTTGCCAGTGCTGTGTGTATCTGTTTGCTCTACAACGGTATAGTCTGTTTCCAGTTCTGGGAGGATGGCACAAGAAAGTCGATGTGGTTTGTGCGTGTCGTCACTGTAATCTGgttcatcatcaactttgTTATTTCGTTGATTACCTTCAAGCACTGGAACACTGCTTTGAACAACAGAAACACCACTGCTTTGTTTGTTGTTACTTACATCATCAACGCCATCATCTTGGCGGCCTACGTGGTTTCTCAGGTCATTTTGGTCATCTTTGCCTTGGATTCGTACTGGCCCTTGGGTGCTATTCTGCTTGgcgtcttcttctttgtagcCGGCCAGGTGATCACATACTTGTTCAGTCTCCAGGTTTGCCGTGGAGCTTCTCATTACATTGATGGGCTCTTCTTTGGCAGTTTATGTAACATCTTTTCCGTCATGATGATCTACAAGTTCTGGGATATGATCACTACCGACGACTTAGAGTTCTCTGTGGCCAACGTGGAGCACGGAGTCGCTGAGTTTGGCGACGAcgagaagagaaacagtgtcttcttcaacaactaA